The following DNA comes from Solanum stenotomum isolate F172 chromosome 11, ASM1918654v1, whole genome shotgun sequence.
tttacgATCCTCTATACAAATTCTGATttcgtaaaaaaaataaaattgaagttctTTATTgtgtctttattattaatttttaaattttttaaacattaattaaagtattaataaaaattatgaaaaaaaaaatgaaaaaattattacaatATTTAAGAGTAGAAGTTACAAGTAAAATGAAGAGACATgagttatgaattttattagATATTAATTGCATTAAtaatcatgtattaattttatttgtaaaaataaataaataataaatatataaatgtgaaaataagggatagaaatacaataatgaaaaaaaaaacgattGGTGActgcataaaaaatataaatacatttcaaacaaaaaagaacagtgacaaaaacaaattgttacataaaaaaaaaagcatcatagaatttaatattttcgttttaattatttcttgcAAGCATAATAAAAATGAAGCTCATTATCAtcgtattttttttcaaaatgagatagttatattaattgtgcttcataacaaaaataaataaatagaatagtAAAGAACCAAATGAATAGCATTGCCAATACATGTAGTTAATTTACCTATATAGactaaagtttaaaaaattctaACAAAAGTAGCCACCTTACCAATACAAGTCAAAGTAACAACAAAATTTCTAGCAAAAAAAATCCCTAATTATGCTTCAAAAATTGCTTTTcttctattatttatttagcTTCTTTTGTAAGTAGATCCGCCGTCATATTTTGTACTCCATTTGTCAAACTCTTCATTATTGCTACCAatcgaataaaaaaaaacataattatgaataaataaaatatcacacCAATTGAAAGTGATTAtaccaaaagaaagaaaaaaaaatctaaactatatgtaatatatttgtaaatgattttttcaattgtaCTAACAGTAAATAAGAATCATCTCTTGAAAACTCACACATATTGtaatcaaactatattatattCAACAAATTGACTATTAAAGAGAACAATCACATACTAACAACACATTGttcattattacaaaaaaaaatttaatcataCTTGCTTGGAGAATgataatacatacataaataaaatattaagaaagcatatccaaatacataaaaaaaaaaaaaaaagatttgagaatgaaatatttcttacctTTCATGTACATCTTTTTCGTTACATATTAGTTAATTCACAAACTAATATGATAAAGAACAGAAAATATattcttgaatgtgaatttttatgaaattaaatattatttcgATAGgcaaaatgtagaaaataaaaagaaagacttgaaaatgaaatatttctcaccttcatgtacttcttttttgttaCATGTTAGCTAATTCACAAatcaatatgatgaagaagGGAAAGGATAATCTTGAATGTGAATCTCCATGAAACTAAATATGAGTTTATATAGGCAAAATATAGGAATACCATAAGACATCATAAActtacaaattaatttttggagGTTATGGACATGAAAATTATGAGAGTcttgaatattattaaaaatacaaattaaagaGGTGTAGATCATGGGTAATTACTCCTTGACTCcttgtaaataaattaaataataaagagaaaaacacttaaaatataaaaaaatagtatcATTTTGTGATTAGAAGTGAGgctaacaaagaaaaaaaagaatgtgaAGAGTCTTTGTTATAAATGTTActccattaataaaatatttatttgtaataaattaagtaatttaattttataatacaataattaatttaaataagaaaaaaatgagaaaaaaacaaatacaaatgaAGGCCATAGAAAGGTGTCACATCATCTTGTcaatgtttctcctttatatgtatatatatcattatCTAGTTATCAAAACACatcttaattatttgttatttctttttcctACATAAAATATCACCAtgttcaaataagaaataaaacaattgataatttaagatgtatattttttataaataattgaaaatattattatatattagttCACTCTATGATTAATCAAGAAGAGTCAAGAGATGGGGCCCtaaatctaattaaaaatatttgtactaaaattttaaaaaattaattcaattactTTGTTTAACTCCACAGGAGAAAAAACTACTCCACTAATCAACTATGATTATGGATCTGAGATCTCTCACTAATTTCCTCATAATCTCTGTCTCTGAATTTTCTCTGTTTTCTCTCTCCACATGACGATATCAAGAAAACATGCTGACCCTCTTCTTGATTAAAATGCTAAAATTTTCAAGGTTCAAATATCcagtacatatatatatatatatacatgcataAATATAGGTGACCAAGATGTCTCTAGAGGTATAAAGATTGTATTTTTATGAGCTATGAAGAAAATCCACAAAAGGGTTATTGGAAATTGAAAGTGAAAATTAGGTTCTTGGCTGCATTTCTTAAGTTAATTGCTTCAAGTGTTGGAAAGATTAgatttttgagagaaaaatgaagaaagtacTATAAGGGGTTTCTTTATATAGTTTctggaagtgaaaaaatagggTGGGGACGATGGAGGACTCTAGTGATGTTTTTAGGGTTTGGTTTTAGGTTTTCTTGGGATTATATGACTTGGGTATTGTGTAGAATTTGGGTTTAGTGGGGATTCGTATAGCCAACtccaacttgtttgggactgaggCATAGTAATTGTTGTTTGGGTATAGTAGTGATTCATATAGCCgaccccaacttgtttgggactgaggAGTAGTAGTTGTTGTTTGGGTATAGTGGGGATTCATAGAGCCGAgcccaacttgtttgggactgaggAGTAGTAGTTGTTGTTTGGGTATAGTGGGGATTCATAGTGCCGAGCtcaacttgtttgggactgaggcttagttgttgttgtttgggTATAGTGTAGAATTTGTTTTATGTTTGGAATGAGGagcaaaatttgaacttttctGGGAAATTCAAATCTTGGGTTGTTGGAGTGGACAGTAAAGTTGCTATTTTGGGAAAAAAACAAGTTGGTGAAATGATATCTTCAGGGACAAATTTGGTGATGACTGTGATAGGATTTGCAGTAAGTACCATGTTCATAGTATTTGTGTGCACAAGGCTAATTTGTGCAAGAATTCAATTGAATGCAAGACGGCACTCTTTCACATATGCTTCTAGATCTGATCTTAGCATTGTAAGCACTTGTTTCATTACTGGTTTAGTAGTAGTTTCAACATCTTGTTGCTTATTTGTATGCTGTTTTCTTGTTGGGATTTTCTAGTAGTTGAAAAAACAagtatttgaagttgaaattgtgTTTGTACACTGAATTTCACTTGGAAAAAAGTTATAAGCTTTGTGAGTGAAATACTCTTCAACCAGTGTTTCAGTTACAAATTCTCTAAAtcaaattgaagttgaaatagTGGACAAATGTGTAAAACAAACactgattttcaaataatatgtaCGTTCAAGCGCCTACGTAATCTGATCATGACTGGAGTTTTGATTGGTTGAGTAGTCTAGCCAGCACACAGTACATACTGTAGGCCACTTAGGTCTTTGATGTGTAGTTTGTTAAAGAGGTTTTGTGGACATTCTATTTGTCATGTTGAGGCCTTTCAAACAAACATCAATTTTGTTTTGATGATGTCGTGCTTTGTGCGTGCAGGTCTTATTCCCCTCACTTCACATCTTTTACCTCACATCCTAGCTAAATTTAGTTGTACTTGATCAGTAACAGTACTAAAACAGTAGTAGTGCATTTTAGTCCATATTTTAGTTGGATTCTTCTTTATTAGTGGAAGCAGAATGATTGTTTTCTGATGAATTACTTGTCCTGGTTTTTGGTTAAATAATAGTAGTGTTTGTTTACCCTGTACAGTTGGAGCGTGGTTTACATGGTCTCGAGCCTCTTGTTGTTGCCAACTTCCCGACAAAGAAGTACGGGGATGTGTTTTTTACCTCTGCAGAAGATGCTCAGTAAGTTGATATTTGCTTCAAGTTCTGCATATAATACAAGCTTTAGATAAATAGCATTTTTCTTTCTAGTGGGtggttcttgacttcttcatAAGATGggctatttttttcttgatttcagaAAGCAAATATATTTGTTGAAAACAGGAATGAAAATTTTGTTAGATTacagataaaaattaaaaaaatgaagctGAAGTAGCATTATGAATATGTGTTCAGATTGTGTTGTACTTTTTCGACGTTTATACATCTGTAAAGTCCACATggttaaattttaatatgatgtCCGAATGATGTGTATGTGGGAACCTAGTGAATACATCTAAAGAACAAACATAGGTGGTTCCATGTAAAACTTTGCAAGACAGTTTTATCTTGCCCTTAATTTAAGTTTTTATGGTTTTTTCTTAAGTTCTTACTTAGTTTAACAACCGAGAGTAAGTGTTTATTCCACTTGATCTGCAAAGTGAATTTTTATTGGAGAAACTAAATCAGATTTAGTTCCAAATTTGAGTTATTTGAATCATTTGGGATAAGGCGGTCAGGCAGCCATAATAATAGGGCTTTCATGGTTGAGAGAATTGTCACACACTCAAACTGGTGTTCCTTTGAATTCAGTTACATTTGCTCTGCCCTTTGCTTTGCTTGTGCTGTTATCCTCCAGATATAGGAGAACCAACAGCCAACATTAAGCGACGAGGCATTAAATTATGACCGAGTTATGATAGAGATTGAAGTTATAAAGGCAGAGCATATGATCATGTAGAGATCTCCTACCTATTGAAAGCTATAAGTATGCATTGGACCGGACTGATCCCCTCAGAGTAAAATTCTCATAAATTTAAACTTGTTTTGAGTGGTGATTGATACTTTCTTCGTGGAGATATACTTGAAATTTAGCTCAGGTTTGAAATCTTTAAGTCCTTCGCTTGTTTGTGTTTCTCTTTTAAAATAACCATTTGCTCAGATGAGACTTGCATCAGTGGGGTTTACCATTAAAAAAgtttttaactatatatatgtatacgtTGAACCGAAGGTAGTGGTGCATCCTCATCTGCATTTGTTTAACTTTTGCATAGGCCCTGAGAATCCCCTCTTCCTTTTCCTCTAGGTTTCAATGTGATGCTACCCTGCTACCTCCCTTCTGGAAAGGGAGAATACCGCCGACTACATTGTGGGCATATGTTTTTATTTCTCGAGAACCCTGGAGTAGATGATGCATTTTACCTATGTGAAGATCTCTGATTTTCCTGTTTCTCTTTCATGTGGTGTTAAAATTCCTTGTCAATGAATATAGTGGTTCACCTTTAATATAATCAACGAGTTCCCTGTGAACTAAAGATGAAATATTTCCTTTCACTCTCCACATCTCTAAAACActacttatcttggattatcgCAGGCATTAACCATAATATGCTTAAAGTAATGAGAAAAAGTTCACTACTTTGATGTCTTGGTTAATATGCAAATCATTTTTACTGTTAAAGCTTTGTCCATCTGAAATTTGTGAATAGGCATCCCCAAGGCTTAGTTCGAGTGGGAAAGGTTGAGTTACTTGTGACTTAGGTTTAAGGTTCGAGCCCCTAAGCTTAaaatttaagtggagaagggtagaggggcgggctcATTATCTCTGAGTTCCGAGGGATGCGGTTGGTCCTTAGAGCTGGCCGCAGAAGGATTTCTCGATCATAAGAAAAAAGTCTAACTAGACTGCACAGTACCACTGATGTGATTGAAATATGAAGAACTATTAAACTTGAAAGGTTGCTGTTAACTTTTTCCTCTCTGTTTCAGTGGATAGTAAGAATACTTTTTCTTATCATACTTACAAGCTTCACTGTATTGGGACACTATTTATCATCCAATTTACTACCAATAATGTCACCTTTTATCGGATCGAGTATGACCATTAAATTAGAAACTTCGATGAGACTTATAGTCTATGATTAGCCTAATAGAGTTTACTAACTTCTAGTGTGCATGTACATTATCAGTACACCTAGTATGAAGCAACATAGGAAACCGagaattttttgggtttttaatcTTCTCCATCTGGACCTGGACTgtcaatataaaaaatatctctTTGAAGTATCAgattttgaagaataaaaagGCAGGTTAGCGTTGGGTCAAAAACATCATATACAAGGTGTGTAGTAGATCTATGTGCAATGTGATTGCATCATATAGATGTTCAATCTTCTTGTTATGTAAATCTAATATATTTTAAGCACTTGCCTTCATATCAGAGAAGCTAACTGCTTGGAAGGAAAAGATTTACTGGAAACCATTGATTGATGACTTTTAGACTAGAATGAACAAACACATTAGCTAGTCCAAAACTGATTCTGTTTTCCAAATATGTCAAAGTGAAGAGAGGAAATTTGATTAGAGATATCCAGAGGGAGTAGGTTATGGGCTCTGATTCTGGCCATCAAAACTCTGAGTCATGCAAGGCATACGTGTTATTGTATCCTAGTGGGCTTCGACGACCATAGATGTCATATCAGGAGGTCTTGAAAGAGATACGAGATTAGAAATTGCATTTTGAAATTGGGGTGCCAAAAAGTACCTCTTTAAAACTAAATACTTGTGGcatagtggtcaatgaagtgggttgagaaccatgagacctccgagacaaaaaaaaaacactaggtaatttcttctcatttgtcctagccttggtggacagagttatcTGCTACCTGTTGTTGGTGAGAGGTGGCAGGTatccgtggaattagtcgaggtgcacaaAAGCTGGCCCGGACACTACGGtcataaaaaaagttaattaataagAAAGCTACATCCATGTTTCTCCCGAATGTAGTATAGTCATCCTCATTCATCATACAGGAGAAATGGCCCTTTTCAGGTGATATATCACCAACTGTGCATGTACTGTAGTAGTCTATGTAGTATACGTATTGATGTTTGTAAAATAGTCTCGGTGTTGATTGATGAGCTATACGTTTGACATGCATATGACCATAGTTGAATCTTAATCATTGTTAGAATGCTGAATAAGCGTGGCTAAACATATTCTCTACCTCTGATGTTGGAGTACAACCTAAAGGGATGTCACCCTTTTCTCATTTCAAAAGTTGAGATTTTTGCTTATATTATTACTATCTTTTATGATGTGTGTATCTTGTATGTTGTAGTTTCGAAACTCTTGTAACTTGTAGCATATTGCTGGTGTCTATGATACATAGCTTGTTTCCATAGTGCTTTAGATAAAAACATACCTAATTACCTTATTATAACTTCTCCAACTTTATTGTCATAGGTGCATTGTTTGCCTTGTCGAGTATCAAAAGCAGGATGCGCTACGTATTTTGCCAATATGTGGGCATTCTTTTCATGCAACATGTATTGACATATGGTTTCAGCAGCACTCCACGTGCCCAGTTTGTCGAATTTCTCTACGTGAAACACCTGAAAAAAAGCGATTTATGCAACCACTGTTTAGTTCAGCTATCCGATCTCACTTTGAGATGGACTCCCTGAATGTTAGTTCAAATCTTTGTCTATCAGCTGAGCAGAGGCATTCCAGCCTGAGAACGGACTCCACCACAGACGCTCAATGTCCACCCGAGGTTGGTATGATGGTAGTCAGAGGAAACAACGTCGTATCAAACGATGATAGTCAGAACACGAAAAACTCAGAAAACAAGCAAGTTGAGAGCCCATCAAATGCATAAGCTTTTTAAGTCAAGATCACACAGACTCGAAGATTTCACAATGTAGGTATCGCGTTCAGTCCGTTGCTCGGATTTTGATTTGGTAGATAACTTACTGCTCATAGCCTTTTGTAAATATAGCAAAGTAttgtttctttcattttttgagtACCTTACATGTTGCTATACTTCAGTTTTCAACTTGAAAATTGGTGGTAATTTTGTAGATCAATTAATTCAGCTTCCTTGCTGAACAATGTCAATTACATATATGAGTTTAGTATACAAGAATCAAGATTGTAtctaatatttatttacttga
Coding sequences within:
- the LOC125844976 gene encoding RING-H2 finger protein ATL38-like, encoding MISSGTNLVMTVIGFAVSTMFIVFVCTRLICARIQLNARRHSFTYASRSDLSILERGLHGLEPLVVANFPTKKYGDVFFTSAEDAQCIVCLVEYQKQDALRILPICGHSFHATCIDIWFQQHSTCPVCRISLRETPEKKRFMQPLFSSAIRSHFEMDSLNVSSNLCLSAEQRHSSLRTDSTTDAQCPPEVGMMVVRGNNVVSNDDSQNTKNSENKQVESPSNA